The nucleotide sequence ttataaatatgcaacaccagatggtgctggagaaggGGAAAATTTATTTGCGATTTTCTGTAgcgttttttcttataacaatttaatttctgatttatttctaCCCTTTGTTCCCCTGTATGTAGACCCACCCCAAGTCTATAACTGCTATATTCAAACAGCTACATAAGGCAGCCATGACTATGCCGGCAAACCAGGGTAGAGCCAAAAACTCTATGCCTTGCATTGACTAGGTTcctttacagttgtaccttggctcccgaacaaatcggctcctgaattaTCGAAACCCAGGAGTGAGTGATTCGGTTTCCGAACGATTTTTGGTAGCCGAATGtctggcgcagcttccgattgactgcaggagctttgTGCAGTccatcagaagctgcgctttggtttccaaacattttggaagtcgaacagacttctagAACGGATTcctttcaacttccaaggtacggctgtattttgTTAAAGGTTTGCAGAGATCCTATTCTATTTTTGCATCTGGACATGATCCTACATGGAGGACCAGATTCCATAGAACAGGAAAGCATATCTGGAGTCTTCCCTTCAGATCTCTGGAGTCTTCACAAAGTACAGGTATTGTGTTTATGCTAATAGACATTTGCTCTAAAACACTCTGCTTGAAGTTCTGGGACTTTTTATAAACAGGAGCTGGTAAAACTTTAGGGTAGCATTCAGACTGCCTGTTCCCAGACACATCCTCTAACTGTTTCAGTCTCTCAGGACAAACCTAGAAATATCATTCATAAATGTCTTTTCTGAGAATGATGCCCAATGCGTTCAATGGCATTTAGGCCGCACTCCTAAACACTTAGTAAGGAATAAGCATCTCTGGACACAATGAAGTTTATTTCCAAGGATTGGAatccatagtcgaaacaaaataaaaaaataatttccccccttccagtagcaccttaaagatcaactaagtttgttcttggtatgagctttcgtgtgcatgcaagaacaaacttagttggtctttaaggggaaaaaatattttttattttgtttcgactatggcagaccaacacggctacctacctgtaactggaatccaTAGGATTTTGTTGTCAGTAACCTTATAGTCATTCATTTTCCTTCAGAAGTCCCACTGTGATCAGTTGGGCTTAcgtccaagtaaatgtgcactgGAGTGCAGCCTTCCAAAATTATCATCGCTCAGGGCTGCTTTGTGAGCTGAAAACCTGACATTTGAATAATCAATGTACAGGTTATCAAAGAAATGTCCCCTCACTACCTTTTGCACAACATGGAATAGCTCTCTTCCCATTTTCGGACCCTCTGAAAAGAGAGATTCCAGCTGACACAAAATTGGTTCCTAGCACGTCCCGAGGCGAAGCCAAGATAGACCAATTTCAGGATGACCGAGAATGCACTTCATGTGAAATAACATTAAGGAAATTCTGTGCTTTTGACAGCTCTGTATCTTTCGCAGGAATAAATAGATAAACCATTATTTGTCTTGGTTTAGcgttaattttatttgtataatCCATCAGCTGAAGTGTTCAGGCTAAGATTCAATATAATCTTTCAACTCAGCTCAATAAGTTGATAAATAAATGTTGATTTAATTGCAGCACCCAAAGTCCTCAATACTAACTCTAGGTATTTTCCTATGCATAATACCTAGAGTTAGTATTGAGGACTTTGGGTGCTGCATTTCCCACACAATAGCCTAGTCAATGAACATACCTAGGAGAGGAAACTATTTGTATTGTAGACCTGGTCCACCCTTAAGGCTGCTTCACATGCTCGCCCAGCTGGGGTTCTTGTGGAGGAGACGGTACAAGGGAGTGTGTGATGCAGGGCATTATGCGTATGTAATCTAACAGACATGGGGTTGCAGGTGGAGTTCAGTAAGGGCAGGACAACTAATGTGAGTCAACTAATGCCTTCTCTGTCACTCCAGAAAGTGTACACTCCCATTCCATCTGTCTTGGTGTAGATGTGAATGCCTGTAAGGTATTCAGGGCCAACACACAAAGCCTTCACACCCCCATTGCTTGTTTCATGCAGCTCCTTCTTGCGCACCAGTATCTCTGGATTGGGGCCAGTATCTGTTTTTCGCCATATTGCTTTGCCCTTTAACGTGCAATTGAAATGCAAATTCCTCTTACAGCCCAAACCTATGCATATGTACTCAAAAGCTTATTGATTCAAAGGTTTCACGAGACGCTCTCTGATAAGAGTGCGCAGGATTGCAACCTTTGGCAGCCAAGTGCATCCTTACttgcaaataccccccccccaattcaatgGGCAAACCTGCACAGATTTGGGTTATTGGTCACTCATCTAATCCTTGATGTTCACACTAGAGCCTAACGGAAGGCAGGTAACCTTTATTTAAAGCCTTTTCTCCCCTGTTAGAATACTGGCATACCCCAATTTGCGATGAACTTGTGATGAACTTGTGTGTGACCGTGTGCATGCATGGTGCCAGGAAATAATTAACTCATTCCGTTCACACCAGGAAATGGTGCGAGGGCGAGCAAGCTGGAGAGCCCTGGTGGCTTGTGAGGACACTTTCCCCGGAGTCCGAGGAGGACTTCAGTGAGGGCAGAAAAGAGACTGGAGGCACAGTGGGgatttgtttaggctgctcagcctccccgcctaacagctgatgtgtgggATAGCAGCCGCTTTCCCATGTGCCCTCCAGCTGgcccccagagcttcaattccattgtggatatttttggtacAGCATTTTTGATCTGAATTGGGGAGACAGTGGCAGAGAGGCCATGAAAAGTGTATTTAGAGTGTGCTCCCCACTGACGGAATTTTCACTTATTATGCACACAGGGCTCCAGAACGAAACCCCCGCATAAGTGGGGAGTCACCCATACGTCTGTGCTCCACAGTTCTGCCAAGGATACCAGTGGTCTATCTTTCATTCTGGAAACATGCCATAAAAATAATATGCTCCCTGAGacgaacctccccttcacactctcccctgttactaagtgaATTCCTAATCAGGTCTtccgggtcaaatttcaatccaccccacctgtccctctgtggtccgtctgtgatgtcaatccccttttatttataatctgggaatatcttagtaacgggagttttcttgtccagctgccgtggccggttatatcctctgctctgggcttcaggggttaaactcctctttgcctacagttcagggtctctctctctctctagatccctcattgtatcagttagctaagccctcttagcaactctgtggcaataccaaggtttccgcccactagcccctcctgagtgaaactccaagacacaaactaccaccctgcaggtcagttttgtcttttccctgagttcacctcctcatgagcatacataactcgctggaccaaataaatgacgatattttcttagcgcaacaataacaagtctttatttctttcagaacataacggtttcagtaattcaatcgtttataagcttagtttcattacagcataaactctttctttcagcatcacatactcatcttcaacctatcctaacgtacccaccactatcctggccccacaccctccttcttccagtcaccactccctccctccctcttctctcttgaCCAACGGCCACTCCCTTCTTTTAAAGtgcagaatgtcccgcctcccgtGAGCGAGCTGCCATTCAAACAGAGTGAATGctaactcttaacacactggggtttctgaaaatccactGACTTAGGGCTGATTCGTTACACTCCccttagtttctctctctcccccccctccacccatccCACCACCCAAAAGACCTGTTCTATCCAGCATCCTTTATCACTTTGTTTTTTTCACATTTCGGATCTCCTCCCGGAGATCAGACaacagggtgaggctaagcaacTGAACCATGAAGTCTTCAAAGTCCATTTCGCCGTCCCTGTTCTCCTCGAGAGCAGAAATGATCTCTTGGtattttggtttggtttcctgACCCTGTGAAAAAATATGAATCATGTTGTGGCAAAATATGGAAGCTGCTTTCATCGTGGCTGCTAATGAGGGAGAGcagaacagcaacaaaacatgCTTCCTAGACAGGTTGCAGAATCAGGGTCAATTTAAGGGGAAGTGCCGAACGTCAAGAGGCTATGAACAGACACAATCAAATGCGTTCGATGCAAGCATGCCAAAGGCACAAATAGCtatgctaaaaagaaaaagaaaagtaaagtgTATTTGTGACCAGCTGACCAGGATTGATGTTAGAAGAAGTAGCCAGAAGAAAGGCTCTGAAaacacactgctttttttttaaggcctggAGAGGAGCTCAAACTAAAATCTCATATGCTGCTCTTTGGTCCTCTGAGGcgacaaaatagaataaaactgtattaagagaaaagcaaaagaaaacgtaatgaaaacagcagcaataatactaaaaaaaaaccaacaacaggtTCCCACATAAGATTAACTGTTCACCAAATGTTGCTACCCTtcaaagggagaaggagaaggcgaaggcgaaggcgaaggcgaaggagaaggagaaggagaaggagaaggagaaggagaaggaagaccaCAAATGGGAATTCCAGATTCTGGGCCCCCGAACCCACACCAGCCCCTGTTCAGCTAGCAGTGGGATGTCGGGTGCCATGCAACTTCTCACCCCCAGTAGATCTCAGCAGGTGGTCTTTCACATATTCCAAACCCCAGAAAGTTAAGGCTTTATTAAAGGTGATATTGGTACTTTCAACTGGGCCTGGCAATGCTCTTGGCCTAGGGCTGAGGAGTTTGGTCCCTTCCCCCGATGTTCTTTTTACACCAGCTTGATCACTCCCTTCAACCCACTTACCTGCATAAAATGCACAAACTGAGTCTCGAGCAACTTTTTTGCTTCGGCTTTGCTGAGCTTTCCCTCTGTGTCTGCAACGTTGTCATAAACCAAGGCTGCTGTCGCAACAGCTTTCTCCAGATCCGAGCCTTTCCCTAGAGCTGAGGGGCAAAATACAATAAGTGGGAGGCCAATGGaagcagtttttttaaaacaacaacaagaagaagaacagtaGAGTCCAGAGTCAGCAAGAGTAAATTATTCTGAGCTTCCTGCAGTTAACAGCAATGACACTGCACACTGTATTTGTATGGCGAAGGTGTTGATGGTTGTGAGCGACCTGCAGAAGAGCCGGCTGCAGGATTCAAAGTAAGGCTTAGAAGACCCTTGGCGGTGGCCCGGTGTGTTGTAATGTGCCCAGAACAGCAGTATGGATGCCTGCTTAGAGGTGGAACAACCTTGCAGACTAAGAGAGGGTTGTGATTCAGGCTGATGGTTAGAGTTGCCACTTTGCAAAAATAGTCCTGAGCCTGCCCAACCCTTAAAATCCATAGAGGGGCATTGTTAGCATCCTGGTGTGGGAAGAGATTCATTCTGTGATGATGCAGGAATGggcttctcagcagtggcacacCATTGATGGAATGCCCTCCTCTCTGAGTAATGTATGGCACCAACTCATtaatatatatgttgttgttcagtcgttcagtcgtgtccgactcttcgtgaccccatggaccagagcacgccaggcatgcctatctttcactggctcccgcagtttggccaaactcatgctagtcgcttcgacaacactgtccaaccatctcgttctctgtcgtccccttctccttgtgccctccatctttcccaacatcagggtcttttctagggagtcttctcttctcatgaggtggccatgtcgtggtgaaggggcttgaataactcagggaagttatgagctatgccatgcagggccacccaagatggacaggtcatagtggactaaatgtgatccacctggaggaggaaccggcaagccactccactatccctgccaagaaaattccatggacaaagacaacaggcatatatatATTTCCTAAGACGTTCTTCAGAGAACCTCAAAAACATTTGGCTTTGGGATGGGAATGATAATGATGTGTGCTCTGTGTTGCAATATATTCAGGTTGCAGTTCTAACCCCaataacctgggagtaagcccaataGAATAAGGTTAGAAGTAAACATTGTTAGAATTGCTATGTGCATCACAGCATTTTATGCTGCCCTGTCCAAGAAAATAGATGAATGTATAAAGGAAAACCACTTACCTTTTACAGAAGCCAGCTGCTTGGATATTGGAATACTGGAAATTAAATAGACATTGTTACTGGTATATCTGGGTGGTTAATGCAGcaagaaatgttgttgttttttaaaatctgagaGCATTTTGGAAGGGTTTTTAATATTGGGCTGGTCACTCTCCTTTTCGTTAAaagtttctttccttttctgagatataggataaaaatgtaatgccCCTCAAAACATAATCAGATTTGGTTGCATGCAATAATAGAATCTGTGCCTGTGTATATTGAGCACATCTTAAGATAAGACCTTTACaaccaagggtgccaacttgaatataatatgggggggggggagttaagccCTGTCTCACATGATCACAtcccacaccatttgaatggcaatgctcattaaCTATGGGGGCCcagcaccctcaaatattttataaggGAGTGGTGAAGGGCCCTCGGTCCTTAAGAGTTGGCTCCAATGTTTAAAACTCATTTTGGACAATTCCGGCTTCTGTTTGTGGACTCTACTCCCaggcaaacatgcataggattgcagccttggtgaAGCAGCTGCTAGGAATTGACCTGGGTTTGCTAGTTGCTCAGTGAGAAGCCCATCTAAGTGGCTCTGGGATTTCAAAAGGAAGTGTGGGATATAAGTTTGAAAAATAAagtaatcaattttttaaaatcgcATATCAAGAAAATGCTCTTGGAGGATTTTCCTATTCTCCCCTAGGATTTAAACGTTTTAATAGACAGTATGATTAGTTTTGCCGAAGTGCGAGAAACTCATTACAGCCCAGCCCACAAGCTGTGAAACCTCTGTCTTTTCCTCTCCCGTGGAagctcattcacacacacacacacacacacacacagagagagagagagagagagagagagagagagagcaaggaaaATGTATAAGAGCCTTGGTAGAGGGATTATCACTTACGGTTTGGCCatctttttggaagttgaatttGTGCCTTTCTTCGAAGAAGAAGCATCTCCCGGCTGATTTAGAGAATATGACTTTTTGTCCGCAGCGCTAGACGCACAGCCACACATCTTTTGCTACAGCCTGAGCACTGTTTACGATCTCTTAGCAACTTCcgagattgtaaaaaaaaaaaaaaaaaaaaaaagacaaacacAAGCAGTGAAGGGGGAAGGTGGTGCAGCCTGTTCGCCAGCCAGGCCTATTAATAGTGGGAAGGCTCTCTGGTCACTAAGTTGCTGGCGAAATAAATCAGCCTGGGAGGACATTCTAAGAGATCAACAAAGGAAGCTCATCGCTGCTTGTGCAACACACCTGGCTCAGGCTGCCTTCAGTGCATggtgttaaaataataataataataataataataataataataataataataatatttattatttgtaccccgcccatctggctggatttccccagccactctgtggggcttccaacaaaaatcaaatacattaaaatatcacacattaaaagcttccctaaacagggctgccttcagatgtcctctaaatgtctggtagttgtctatctctttgacatctgaagggagggagttccacagggcgggcgccactaccgagaaggccctatgcctggttccctgtagccttgcttctcgcagtgagggaaccgctagaaggccctcggcgctggacctcagtgtccgggctgaacgatggggatggagacactccttcaggtatacaggactgaggccgtttagggctttaaaggtcagcaccaacactttgaattgtgctcggaagcgtactgggagccaatgtagatcaaCCATCTTGAGCAGGGGAgactttagcatatgcgccgccggggtgcagagatccgcccagcgcccccaagtTTACTTTAGCcctcaaattaacttttattatggtTATGTCAGGCACCACACTtatgccttatctcttgtttatgaaagaagggaggaaaaagaaacaaactttattatttgctcatttatttacaatggaCTTATActcgttgagtctgacaagcgccgccattgtgaatgacaagcgccgccgtctttggtaaatgagcgcacaaagtctaaagtcctttagtgaaacattAGGTATACAATTTGGTactacctaggtatatatgtattttgtttttctggcttgatcaaaattatttattatttcgtaacaggtagatagttaagagcttaggcggcttcagcggcggGCACCTGGTGCTCCACAGAGTTCggcgcctgggtgccccacaccccttgcacccccgggtaaagaagGCCCTGATCTTGAGCTTCTCGCGAACACTTTGTGAATGTGAGTTCATAGCAACGTGTGAATGCTAACGTTTTAGAttgaaattggggtggggaaatcactttttaaatgtgcaagcacactttttatctgagaagtgtgcatgcacatgaaagctcataccaaggacaaactcagttggtctctaaggtgctactggaaataattttttattttgtttcgactatggcagaccaacacggctacccacctgtaactggaactttttaAATGGAACCATCTCGCTTCCCCAGATCTGGAGGAATGTTTTGAGCCCACCCTAACCTATGGTGTGAGTGCTAATCCTCCCTGACAGTTTATGTGGGGCTTAAACACTGGGATTCACCTCAGCCCCCTTGGATGTATAGTATGTTTTATGAGTCCTAATTCTGCCATCGtgagacattgttgttgttgttcagtcgtgtccgactcttcgtgaccccatggaccagagcacgccaggcacgcctatccttcactgcctcttgcagtttggccaaattcatgttagtagcttcgagaacactgtccaaccatctcatcctctgtcgtccccttctccttgtgccctccatctttcccaacacgtgagacattaaattattattattattattattattattattattactattacttattacttattaaatttatatacccccctatacctggaggtctcagggcggttcacttAAATGTAAGTTTACTTCAGGATATGTCAAATCAATTCCGTATTAAAATACTGAACACTTGTTTTGAGCATCCCTAATGCTACGGAATAGTTTTATTTCAAATTTTGTATTTAGAAAACCgatataaaaaattatatcccTTCATGGTTTTGAAATTAAATAATGGTTTTGAaatttgtttttctgcttttgtAACATTGACAGTGTGTTTTGAGACATGCGACCCTTTTGTGAAAGCAACTGAAAAAAAAATTAGACAGAGCTGCTATTCAgattcatttccccctctgccCTCATTATTATTTTGGTGTTCCCCAGCAGTTTTTCTTTGGACAATACGGCTGCCACCGTAGT is from Lacerta agilis isolate rLacAgi1 chromosome 2, rLacAgi1.pri, whole genome shotgun sequence and encodes:
- the SNTN gene encoding sentan, which translates into the protein MCGCASSAADKKSYSLNQPGDASSSKKGTNSTSKKMAKPIPISKQLASVKALGKGSDLEKAVATAALVYDNVADTEGKLSKAEAKKLLETQFVHFMQGQETKPKYQEIISALEENRDGEMDFEDFMVQLLSLTLLSDLREEIRNVKKTK